In Struthio camelus isolate bStrCam1 chromosome 13, bStrCam1.hap1, whole genome shotgun sequence, the following are encoded in one genomic region:
- the TNIP1 gene encoding TNFAIP3-interacting protein 1 isoform X12 → MEASKLRQKVEDLVKDKEMLMASSSLEKLVAETGAGGPDPSSSLATPGNTQKQPNAEARKSPLSGSSSEFEIVPAEVQGFLQASGRTDLEQLPNEDTNLLPQLQRLESTLSVCTEEASKNQVFMRLGHMASEFNRLASKVHKNEQRTSLLQTLCEQLRNENEELRAKLERDLEQRNQALEKLRCENQELRRMVTLSSKENAKREGAEQQQSGTMVEKVPGRGGLEAKEKKVKILEHQRNELLEVNKQWDQHFRSMKQQYEQKITDLRQKLAEAQRALTELESEREQKQRDFDRKLLLAKSRIETEEAEKDRLATEVRDLQQRMRFLQEQLAPVTKQREYQEKEIQRLNKALEEALNVQASPPPTFATAAEPVGKMPRQELLTQNELLKQQVKIFEEDFQRERSDRERMNEEKEELKQQLEKLQKQLAVSNNQLRVSKDDCQREKEEKEKLKKLLKQHKQASGERLHPEPLPGPLAPACPMYQYQYSPPVAHPMYHGFDDWQQIRYPPAMPGEHAPGQNFHHFAPPEYPWRPPCAMSRSQNAQAVAGMKPVPKDLGPSSGYLPLCIYTWCIWHVLVAWNGSSRSSRGGMCTEAKEGLEMLLQQSLLQRAQTAPRGHLLPGNVLGLNLMPSFL, encoded by the exons ATGGAGGCATCCAAGCTGCGGCAGAAGGTGGAGGACCTCGTGAAGGACAAAGAAATGCTGATGGCGTCATCTTCCTTGGAGAAACTGGTTGCAGAAACAGGAG CTGGTGGCCCTGATCCCAGCTCCTCCCTAGCCACTCCGGGCAATACCCAGAAGCAGCCGAATGCAGAAGCACGGAAGTCTCCTCTGAGT GGTTCCTCGTCAGAGTTTGAGATTGTTCCTGCTGAAGTACAGGGGTTTTTGCAGGCGAGCGGGAGAACG GACTTAGAGCAGCTGCCAAATGAGGACACCAacctgctgccccagctgcagcgcCTGGAGAGCACGCTGAGTGTCTGCACCGAGGAGGCCAGCAAGAACCAGGTCTTCATGCGCCTGGGCCACATGGCCTCTGAGTTCAACCGCCTGGCCTCCAAGGTGCACAAGAATGAGCAGAGGACATCACTCCTACAG ACACTGTGTGAGCAGCTGCGCAATGAGAACGAGGAGCTGCGAGCCAAGCTGGAGAGGGACCTGGAGCAGAGAAACCAGGCCCTGGAGAAGCTCAG ATGTGAGAACCAGGAGCTCCGGAGGATGGTGACGCTGAGCAGCAAGGAAAATGCAAAGAGGGAAGGTGCCGAGCAGCAGCAG AGTGGGACCATGGTGGAGAAGGTGCCAGGCAGAGGAGGGCTGGAGGccaaggagaagaaagtgaagatCCTGGAGCACCAGCGCAACGAG ctgctggaggtcaATAAGCAGTGGGATCAGCACTTCCGATCCATGAAGCAGCAGTACGAGCAGAAG ATAACAGATCTGCGCCAGAAGCTGGCTGAGGCGCAGAGAGCGCTGACTGAGCTGGAGTCAGAGCGGGAGCAGAAGCAACGGGATTTTGACCGCAAGCTGCTCCTGGCCAAATCCAGGATTGAAACGGAGGAG GCGGAGAAGGACAGGCTGGCCACAGAGGTGagggacctgcagcagaggatgcggttcctgcaggagcagctggctcCTGTCACCAAGCAGAGAGAGTACCAGGAGAAAGAGATCCAGAGGCTGAACAAG gCACTAGAGGAGGCCCTGAATGTCCAGGCCTCTCCACCACCCACCTTTGCCACTGCTGCGGAGCCAGTTGGGAAGATGCCACGGCAGGAGCTGCTGACCCAGAATGAGCTCCTCAAGCAGCAG gTGAAAATCTTTGAGGAGGACTTCCAGCGGGAAAGGAGTGACAGGGAGAGGATGAAcgaggagaaggaagagctgaagcagcagctggagaagctgcagaagcaaCTGGCAGTCTCCAACAACCAG CTGCGTGTCTCCAAGGACGACTGCCAgcgggagaaggaggagaaggagaagctgaagaagctgcTGAAACAGCACAAGCAG GCTTCTGGTGAGAGACTGCACCCCGAGCCGCTGCCGGGGCCACTGGCCCCTGCTTGCCCCATGTATCAGTACCAGTACAGTCCCCCTGTGGCTCACCCCATGTACCACGGCTTTGACGACTGGCAGCAGATCCGATACCCACCAGCAATGCCAGGCGAGCACGCGCCGGGACAAAACTTCCACCACTTCGCTCCA CCAGAGTACCCCTGGCGCCCACCCTGCGCGATGTCTCGGAGCCAGAACGCCCAGGCAGTGGCTGGGATGAAACCGGTCCCCAAGGACTTGG GACCTTCCTCCGGCTATTTGCCCCTGTGCATATACACATGGTGTATATGGCACGTGCTCGTGGCCTGGAACGGCTCCAGCAGGAGTTCGCGGGGAGGAATGTGCACGGAGGCAAAGGAGGGACTGGAGATGCTCTTGcagcagagtctcctgcagagagcACAGACAGCTCCGCGTGGCCATCTCCTTCCTGGCAACGTATTGGGCTTGAATTTGATGCCCAGCTTTCTATAG
- the TNIP1 gene encoding TNFAIP3-interacting protein 1 isoform X16 gives MEASKLRQKVEDLVKDKEMLMASSSLEKLVAETGAGGPDPSSSLATPGNTQKQPNAEARKSPLSGSSSEFEIVPAEVQGFLQASGRTDLEQLPNEDTNLLPQLQRLESTLSVCTEEASKNQVFMRLGHMASEFNRLASKVHKNEQRTSLLQTLCEQLRNENEELRAKLERDLEQRNQALEKLRCENQELRRMVTLSSKENAKREGAEQQQSGTMVEKVPGRGGLEAKEKKVKILEHQRNELLEVNKQWDQHFRSMKQQYEQKITDLRQKLAEAQRALTELESEREQKQRDFDRKLLLAKSRIETEEAEKDRLATEVRDLQQRMRFLQEQLAPVTKQREYQEKEIQRLNKALEEALNVQASPPPTFATAAEPVGKMPRQELLTQNELLKQQVKIFEEDFQRERSDRERMNEEKEELKQQLEKLQKQLAVSNNQLRVSKDDCQREKEEKEKLKKLLKQHKQASGERLHPEPLPGPLAPACPMYQYQYSPPVAHPMYHGFDDWQQIRYPPAMPGEHAPGQNFHHFAPPEYPWRPPCAMSRSQNAQAVAGMKPVPKDLGGSRITITRRAVLTVL, from the exons ATGGAGGCATCCAAGCTGCGGCAGAAGGTGGAGGACCTCGTGAAGGACAAAGAAATGCTGATGGCGTCATCTTCCTTGGAGAAACTGGTTGCAGAAACAGGAG CTGGTGGCCCTGATCCCAGCTCCTCCCTAGCCACTCCGGGCAATACCCAGAAGCAGCCGAATGCAGAAGCACGGAAGTCTCCTCTGAGT GGTTCCTCGTCAGAGTTTGAGATTGTTCCTGCTGAAGTACAGGGGTTTTTGCAGGCGAGCGGGAGAACG GACTTAGAGCAGCTGCCAAATGAGGACACCAacctgctgccccagctgcagcgcCTGGAGAGCACGCTGAGTGTCTGCACCGAGGAGGCCAGCAAGAACCAGGTCTTCATGCGCCTGGGCCACATGGCCTCTGAGTTCAACCGCCTGGCCTCCAAGGTGCACAAGAATGAGCAGAGGACATCACTCCTACAG ACACTGTGTGAGCAGCTGCGCAATGAGAACGAGGAGCTGCGAGCCAAGCTGGAGAGGGACCTGGAGCAGAGAAACCAGGCCCTGGAGAAGCTCAG ATGTGAGAACCAGGAGCTCCGGAGGATGGTGACGCTGAGCAGCAAGGAAAATGCAAAGAGGGAAGGTGCCGAGCAGCAGCAG AGTGGGACCATGGTGGAGAAGGTGCCAGGCAGAGGAGGGCTGGAGGccaaggagaagaaagtgaagatCCTGGAGCACCAGCGCAACGAG ctgctggaggtcaATAAGCAGTGGGATCAGCACTTCCGATCCATGAAGCAGCAGTACGAGCAGAAG ATAACAGATCTGCGCCAGAAGCTGGCTGAGGCGCAGAGAGCGCTGACTGAGCTGGAGTCAGAGCGGGAGCAGAAGCAACGGGATTTTGACCGCAAGCTGCTCCTGGCCAAATCCAGGATTGAAACGGAGGAG GCGGAGAAGGACAGGCTGGCCACAGAGGTGagggacctgcagcagaggatgcggttcctgcaggagcagctggctcCTGTCACCAAGCAGAGAGAGTACCAGGAGAAAGAGATCCAGAGGCTGAACAAG gCACTAGAGGAGGCCCTGAATGTCCAGGCCTCTCCACCACCCACCTTTGCCACTGCTGCGGAGCCAGTTGGGAAGATGCCACGGCAGGAGCTGCTGACCCAGAATGAGCTCCTCAAGCAGCAG gTGAAAATCTTTGAGGAGGACTTCCAGCGGGAAAGGAGTGACAGGGAGAGGATGAAcgaggagaaggaagagctgaagcagcagctggagaagctgcagaagcaaCTGGCAGTCTCCAACAACCAG CTGCGTGTCTCCAAGGACGACTGCCAgcgggagaaggaggagaaggagaagctgaagaagctgcTGAAACAGCACAAGCAG GCTTCTGGTGAGAGACTGCACCCCGAGCCGCTGCCGGGGCCACTGGCCCCTGCTTGCCCCATGTATCAGTACCAGTACAGTCCCCCTGTGGCTCACCCCATGTACCACGGCTTTGACGACTGGCAGCAGATCCGATACCCACCAGCAATGCCAGGCGAGCACGCGCCGGGACAAAACTTCCACCACTTCGCTCCA CCAGAGTACCCCTGGCGCCCACCCTGCGCGATGTCTCGGAGCCAGAACGCCCAGGCAGTGGCTGGGATGAAACCGGTCCCCAAGGACTTGG GCGGGTCCCGGATTACCATAACGCGCAGGGCTGTTTTAACTGTGTTGTGA